In the Panthera uncia isolate 11264 chromosome D2, Puncia_PCG_1.0, whole genome shotgun sequence genome, one interval contains:
- the TRIM8 gene encoding E3 ubiquitin-protein ligase TRIM8, with the protein MAENWKNCFEEELICPICLHVFVEPVQLPCKHNFCRGCIGEAWAKDSGLVRCPECNQAYNQKPGLEKNLKLTNIVEKFNALHVEKPPAALHCVFCRRGPPLPAQKVCLRCEAPCCQSHVQTHLQQPSTARGHLLVEADDVRAWSCPQHNAYRLYHCEAEQVAVCQYCCYYSGAHQGHSVCDVEIRRNEIRKMLMKQQDRLEEREQDIEDQLYKLESDKRLVEEKVSQLKEEVRLQYEKLHQLLDEDLRQTVEVLDKAQAKFCSENAAQALHLGERMQEAKKLLGSLQLLFDKTEDVSFMKNTKSVKILMDRTQTCTGSSLSPPKIGHLNSKLFLNEVAKKEKQLRKMLEGPFSTPVPFLQSVPLYPCGVSSSGAEKRKHSTAFPEASFLETSSGPVGSQYGAAGTASGEGQSGQPLGPCSSTQHLVALPGGAQPVHSSPVFPPSQYPNGSATQQPMLPQYGGRKILVCSVDNCYCSSVANHGGHQPYPRSGHFPWTVPSQEYSHPLPPTPSVPQSLPGLAVRDWLDASQQPGHQDFYRVYGQPSTKHYVTS; encoded by the exons ATGGCGGAGAATTGGAAGAACTGCTTCGAGGAGGAGCTCATCTGCCCCATCTGCCTGCATGTCTTCGTGGAGCCGGTGCAATTGCCGTGCAAACACAACTTCTGTCGGGGCTGCATTGGCGAGGCGTGGGCCAAGGACAGCGGCCTGGTGCGCTGCCCGGAGTGCAACCAGGCCTACAACCAGAAGCCGGGCCTGGAGAAGAACCTGAAGCTCACCAACATCGTGGAGAAGTTCAACGCCCTGCACGTGGAGAAGCCGCCGGCGGCGCTGCACTGCGTGTTTTGCCGCCGCGGCCCCCCGCTGCCCGCGCAGAAGGTCTGCCTGCGCTGCGAGGCGCCCTGCTGCCAGTCCCACGTGCAGACGCACCTGCAGCAGCCCTCCACCGCCCGCGGGCACCTCCTGGTGGAGGCGGACGACGTGCGGGCTTGGAGCTGCCCCCAGCACAACGCCTACCGCCTCTACCACTGCGAGGCCGAGCAGGTGGCCGTGTGCCAGTACTGCTGCTACTACAGCGGTGCGCATCAGGGACACTCGGTGTGCGACGTGGAGATCCGGAGGAATGAGATCCGG AAGATGCTGATGAAGCAGCAGGACCGTCTGGAGGAGCGAGAGCAGGACATTGAGGACCAGCTGTACAAACTCGAGTCCGACAAGCGCCTAGTGGAG GAGAAGGTGAGCCAGCTGAAGGAAGAGGTGCGGCTGCAGTATGAAAAGCTACACCAGCTGCTGGACGAGGACCTGCGGCAGACGGTGGAGGTCCTGGACAAGGCCCAGGCCAAGTTCTGCAGCGAGAACGCAGCGCAGGCGCTGCACCTCGGGGAGCGCATGCAGGAGGCCAAGAAGCTGCTGGGCTCCCTGCAGCTGCTCTTCGACAAGACAGAAGACGTCAGCTTCATGAAG AACACCAAGTCTGTGAAAATCCTAATGGACAG GACCCAGACCTGCACGGGCAGCAGCCTTTCTCCCCCTAAGATCGGCCACCTGAACTCCAAGCTCTTCCTGAATGAGGTGGCCAAGAAGGAGAAGCAGCTGCGCAAGATGCTAGAAG GCCCCTTCAGCACACCGGTGCCCTTCCTGCAGAGCGTCCCCCTGTACCCCTGTGGCGTGAGCAGCTCTGGGGCGGAAAAGCGCAAGCACTCAACGGCCTTCCCTGAGGCCAGTTTCCTAGAGACGTCGTCAGGCCCTGTGGGCAGCCAATATGGGGCAGCAGGCACAGCCAGCGGCGAGGGCCAGTCAGGGCAGCCCCTGGGGCCCTGCAGCTCCACGCAGCACTTGGTGGCCCTGCCGGGCGGCGCCCAACCAGTGCACTCAAGTCCTGTGTTCCCCCCATCACAGTATCCCAATGGCTCTGCCACCCAGCAGCCCATGCTCCCCCAGTATGGCGGCCGCAAGATTCTCGTCTGTTCTGTGGACAACTGTTACTGTTCTTCCGTGGCCAACCATGGTGGCCACCAGCCCTACCCCCGCTCCGGCCACTTTCCCTGGACAGTGCCCTCACAGGAGTACTCACACCCGCTCCCGCCCACACCCTCCGTCCCCCAGTCCCTTCCTGGCCTGGCGGTCAGAGACTGGCTCGACGCCTCCCAGCAGCCTGGCCACCAGGATTTCTACAGGGTGTATGGGCAGCCGTCCACCAAA